A DNA window from Ovis aries strain OAR_USU_Benz2616 breed Rambouillet chromosome 7, ARS-UI_Ramb_v3.0, whole genome shotgun sequence contains the following coding sequences:
- the LOC101118790 gene encoding olfactory receptor 4K14, with amino-acid sequence MDLQNYSLVSEFVLHGLCTSQHLQKFFFVFFSEIYVVTVLGNLIVVVTVISDPRLHSSPMYFLLGNLSFLDIWRASFATPKMIRDFLSDQKLISFGGCMAQIFFLHFVGGAEMVLLVTMAYDRYVAICKPLHYMTVMSRRTCVGLVLVSWVIGFVHSISQVAFTVNLPYCGPNEVDSFFCDLPLVIKLACLDTYVLGILMISDSGLLSMSCFLLLLISYTVIFITVRQRAAGGVSKALSTCSAHIMVVTLFFGPCIFIYVWPFSRFSVDKLLSVFYTIFTPLFNPLIYTLRNKEMKISMKKLRNRHVTFH; translated from the coding sequence ATGGACCTGCAGAATTATTCCTTGGTGTCAGAATTTGTGTTGCATGGACTCTGCACTTCACAACATCTacaaaaatttttctttgtattcttctCTGAGATCTATGTGGTCACTGTTCTGGGCAACCTTATTGTTGTGGTCACTGTAATATCTGACCCCCGCCTACACTCCTCCCCTATGTACTTCCTGCTGGGGAATCTCTCTTTCCTGGACATATGGCGGGCCTCATTTGCCACTCCCAAGATGATCAGGGACTTCCTTAGTGATCAAAAGCTCATCTCCTTCGGAGGATGTATGGCTCAGATCTTCTTCTTGCACTTTGTTGGTGGGGCTGAGATGGTACTTCTTGTTACCATGGCCTATGACAGGTATGTGGCTATATGCAAGCCTTTGCATTACATGACAGTGATGAGCCGGCGGACTTGCGTGGGGCTGGTGTTGGTTTCATGGGTCATTGGATTTGTGCACTCCATCAGTCAGGTAGCCTTTACTGTAAATTTACCTTACTGTGGCCCCAACGAGGTGGACAGCTTTTTCTGTGACCTTCCTCTTGTGATCAAGCTTGCCTGTCTGGACACCTATGTCTTGGGTATACTTATGATCTCAGACAGTGGGTTGCTTTCCATGAgctgttttcttctcctcctgatcTCCTACACTGTTATTTTTATCACTGTCCGACAGCGTGCAGCTGGTGGGGTCTCCAAAGCACTCTCAACTTGCTCTGCACATATTATGGTAGTCACACTCTTCTTTGGGCCCTGCATTTTCATTTATGTGTGGCCTTTTAGTAGGTTCTCTGTGGACAAGCTCCTCTCTGTGTTTTACACCATTTTTACTCCCCTCTTTAACCCTCTTATCTACACACTGAGAAATAAGGAGATGAAAATAtctatgaagaaactgagaaaccGACATGTGACTTTTCACTGA
- the LOC106990620 gene encoding olfactory receptor 11H4-like encodes MEICHSFAALKTNKHTHVENCSSSMSKFILLGFPYTWEIRILCFSVFSGTYILTLIGNLCIICAVRCDHQLQTPMYILLANFSFLEIWFITSTVPNMLANFLSETNTISFSGCFLQFYFFFSMGTTETFFLSAMAFDRYLAICRPLHYPTVMPVQRCIRMGACCWVCGFLYFLLPIYLISQLPFCCLNKIDHFLCDPGPLIKLSCAPAPVIEIICAIYNSVLIFSTLLFITSSYTLVIRAVFRVPSAEGRHKAFSTCGSHLSVVSLFYGSIMVVYVSPTAGNPAGIQKYVTLFYSVLTPLFNPLIYSLRNKEMKEALRKLFKTLRFRQRPGRNL; translated from the coding sequence ATGGAAATCTGTCATTCTTTTGCAGCTTTGAAAACAAATAAGCATACTCATGTGGAGAATTGCTCTAGCTCTATGAGTAAATTCATTCTTTTAGGCTTCCCTTATACTTGGGAAATTCGGATCCTCTGTTTCTCAGTTTTTTCTGGGACATATATTCTGACACTCATTGGAAATCTGTGCATTATTTGTGCTGTGAGGTGCGACCATCAACTGCAAACTCCAATGTACATCCTGCTGGCCAATTTTTCCTTCCTGGAGATCTGGTTTATCACCTCCACTGTCCCTAATATGCTAGCCAACTTTCTTTCTGAGACCAacaccatctccttctctggctgctttctgcagttttacttcttcttctccATGGGCACCACTGAGACCTTCTTCTTGTCTGCCATGGCCTTTGACAGGTACCTTGCCATCTGCAGGCCCCTTCACTACCCCACTGTCATGCCAGTGCAACGCTGCATCAGAATGGGAGCCTGCTGCTGGGTGTGCGGCTTCTTGTACTTCCTCTTGCCTATATATCTAATCTCTCAACTCCCCTTTTGTTGTCTCAATAAAATTGATCACTTCCTATGTGACCCAGGACCCCTTATAAAGCTGTCTTGTGCACCAGCTCCTGTTATTGAGATCATCTGTGCCATCTACAATTCAGTCCTCATTTTCTCCACCTTACTCTTCATTACCAGCTCCTACACCCTGGTGATCAGAGCTGTGTTTAGGGTTCCCTCAGCAGAAGGCCGGCATAAGGCTTTCTCTACATGTGGCTCCCATCTGTCTGTAGTGTCTCTGTTCTATGGCTCTATTATGGTCGTATATGTGAGCCCAACAGCAGGCAATCCAGCCGGGATTCAGAAATATGTGACTTTGTTTTATTCTGTGCTAACTCCACTGTTCAACCCCTTGATCTATAGTCTCCGGAATAAAGAGATGAAGGAGGCTctgagaaaattatttaagaCTTTGAGGTTTAGGCAGAGGCCTGGCAGAAATCTTTGA
- the LOC101103819 gene encoding olfactory receptor 4Q2 has product MDENQTKVVREFILVGFSQTQSIETGLFVLFLLFYVSTWVGNVLIMVTVVYDNHLNSSPMYFLLGNLSFLDLCYSTVTTPKHLADFLDNEKLIPYGQCIVQLFFLHVVGAAEMFLLTVMAYDRYVAICRPLHYTTIMSRGLCCVLVAASWMGGFVHSTVQTILTARLPFCGPNQVDNFFCDVPPVIKLACADTFVIELLMVSNSGLISTSSFVVLVSSYATILVKIRSKEGRRKALSTCGSHLMVVTLFFGPCIFIYARPFSTFSVDKMVSVLYNVITPMLNPPIYTLRNKEVKSAMRKLWDRSGLTWKKQET; this is encoded by the coding sequence ATGGATGAAAACCAAACAAAGGTAGTGAGAGAATTTATCCTGGTGGGTTTCTCACAGACACAATCTATTGAAACAGGGCTCTTTGTactatttcttctcttctatGTGTCCACTTGGGTAGGAAATGTCCTTATCATGGTCACAGTAGTCTATGATAACCATCTGAATTCATCACCCATGTATTTCCTTCTTGGCAACCTCTCTTTCCTCGATCTATGTTATTCAACAGTAACTACCCCTAAGCATCTGGCCGACTTCCTTGATAATGAAAAGCTTATTCCCTATGGCCAATGCATTGTGCAGCTCTTCTTCCTGCATGTTGTAGGGGCAGCAGAGATGTTCCTGCTCACAGTGATGGCCTATGATCGCTATGTTGCAATTTGTCGCCCCCTGCACTATACCACCATCATGAGTCGAGGATTATGCTGTGTGTTGGTAGCTGCCTCCTGGATGGGAGGATTTGTGCACTCTACTGTCCAGACTATTCTCACTGCCCGTCTGCCCTTTTGTGGGCCAAATCAGGTGGACAACTTCTTTTGTGATGTTCCCCCTGTCATCAAACTTGCCTGTGCAGACACTTTTGTCATTGAATTGCTAATGGTATCTAATAGTGGGTTGATTTCTACCAGCTCCTTTGTAGTGTTGGTTTCTTCCTATGCCACTATCCTAGTCAAGATTCGCTCCAAGGAAGGAAGGCGAAAGGCACTCTCAACCTGTGGCTCTCACCTCATGGTGGTAACACTCTTTTTTGGACCCTGTATTTTCATCTATGCTCGTCCATTCTCCACTTTTTCTGTGGACAAGATGGTGTCTGTACTCTACAATGTTATTACTCCCATGCTGAACCCCCCCATCTACACACTTCGGAACAAAGAGGTCAAGTCAGCCATGCGAAAGCTGTGGGATAGGAGTGGACTTACTtggaaaaagcaggagacataa